One Pyrus communis chromosome 4, drPyrComm1.1, whole genome shotgun sequence genomic region harbors:
- the LOC137732423 gene encoding MLP-like protein 328, with translation MVLHGKIGTEIEIKAPADKLYNMFKSAHLIPNISNTHIKGVDVHEGDWETHGSVKIWKYELGDHVGIFKEKVELDDENRAATLKGLEGEVFKYYKSFKGVYKFTQKDEGTCIANLWIEYEKLNENVEAPDRYVGLMVKLVQDLDAHLLGA, from the exons ATGGTTCTGCATGGTAAAATTGGGACTGAAATAGAAATCAAGGCACCAGCTGACAAGTTGTACAACATGTTCAAGAGCGCCCACCTCATCCCAAACATCTCTAATACCCATATCAAAGGAGTTGATGTGCATGAAGGAGACTGGGAAACACACGGCTCTGTTAAGATTTGGAAATATGAACTAG ggGACCATGTCGGGATATTCAAGGAAAAGGTGGAGCTAGACGATGAGAACAGGGCCGCAACTCTGAAAGGATTGGAAGGAGAAGTGTTCAAGTATTATAAGAGCTTCAAGGGTGTCTATAAATTCACTCAAAAAGATGAAGGCACCTGCATTGCCAACCTGTGGATCGAATACGAGAAACTGAATGAGAATGTTGAAGCTCCAGATAGATATGTCGGTTTGATGGTTAAACTCGTCCAGGATCTTGATGCTCACCTTCTGGGAGCATAA